Genomic DNA from Sporosarcina sp. ANT_H38:
ACTTTACATGACCGTTTGCATCCTTGAAAAGTATGATGCGCTTATACAAGTTATCCTCTACCACTTGAGCACTATAGTCTGAAAGATCCGTGGTAGCAGAAAGCTTTTTGTATTCTACACTTTCTGCTACTTCATCTGAAATCCCTGATGCCGGCTGCGTTTCATTATCAGTAACGCCACTAATCACTTTGTTGAAAATCATTCCGCCTTTGTAGTCAACAATCTTCAATCGGTTTTGTGTTTTGACAAATACAGTTTTATAACGCTCACGCCCATTCATATCTTTCAACACAATAACTCGCTTCTGCAAGTTATCCACTACGATTTGAGCGCTGTATTTTGATACATCTACCTTTGCTGCCAATGTTTTATATTCTGGAAGTGAAGTTAAATCTTCTGTAGATACATTATTATTGTATCGATCCCCTTGTTGGGAATAGTTAGAGACTGCGACATTCTGATTCGCAGCCTCTGCACGATCTGCATGTATTCCAGTTACCCCACCTGCAGTTAGTAGCAATGCTCCAATTGTTGTGATTAAAATTGTTTTCATAATTTCCGTCTCCTCTATGGGTTATTTTGGATCAGACTTCATCATAAAGGAGCTTTATGTGATTTCTCTGTGAGTAAAATGAGATTTTGATGAGAAAGAAAAGAAAACCAATCAGGTATTTACATAAATGGAATTAAGATAGGTGCTAAGCATGGCGATCAATAAAAAATAGCATGGGAACTACTCAATCAAATAGTATTCGCTACGTACAGTAACGTATTGATAAGACTATGAAGTGTTGGCTAACCTGTATTCATAGTTTATATTGTGTGTAACGAGAAAGAAGATCGACTTCAGCAACTTGTTGACACAAGCGACGGAAGCGACCTTCTGGTATTTGCTATAGGGTTGATTTTTCAGTTTGCCGTTATAGTCAAAAAATTATTTTGTCAAAAACGACTTATCTTAACCATGTTTTGAATGATGACATAAAGTAAATTTCCTCAGGTGTTTATTCCCACGATTATTAATTTTGTCTTTAGCAATAAATTCACCTGATTGGTAATTCCTCATACAGTTCATTGTCCATTTTACTAAAGTACGTATCGAACCAACACACACACCACGCACTTAAGCCTGCTAAAATAGTTCCGGAAGTATTATTTCTCAATATTCCCTTGTGCATCATGACTCGCTGATGAGATAAAACGGATACGTATTCTCCATTCGCTATGGTAGGCACTATTGTTGATTTCAACATAAATCGAGTGGGAACCTCGTCCTACTAAAGTTCCCTCAGTACCTAAATTAAAGTCCGTACAAGTAGAATTCCGCACAGCACACCTAAAATTTCAGTCTACCGATTAGAATTCCTTGAAAACATTTAAAGATTCTAATGCGTTGCCTTTAAAATCAAATAGTCCTTGATTTGCCCATGAATTACCGATCGTTGCGACATCATTTCCATACTTCATACCTTCAAGACTCGCCCAACTCGTACCATTTACCGGTAACCATGCCGGTTCCCAATAAACAATTCCAATCCCATTATTACCTGTTGTTTGTTGAACGGTTTTCATAAGATCCCGTAAGAAACTTTTTTGCCCAGCAATTGTGGCTGGATACCCCGCTTCTTCTGCTAGCTCTTCTGTAAAAATACATGCGCCAGTAGGGTCTTCTCCCGTAAATCCATAAGCTGCTTCTACGACGAGTAGTTCTTTATTATAACGCGTACTAATATCATTAAGATTTAGCTCTAACGCCTTCAGATCGCCATGCCAAAATGGATAGTAAGACAATCCAATAATGTCGAACTCAACGCCTCTATTTGTAATTTCATCAAACCAGATCCGATATAAATCATTCGCTCCGCCAAAGTCTAAATGTAAAATGATTTTTGCTGGATTGGCTGATAAGCTATCTTTTACTGACTGAATTCCCGCCTTCAATAAACCCGCTAATTGATCATAAGATGTTTTCTTGCTATCGGTTTCAACTTCTTCAAACCGTCTTTCTGCAAATAGATAAGTTGGTGTCTTTCCATCTGGCCAAAGCATCCCATTGGTAATTTCATTGCCAATTTGAATGTATTCTGGGATGACATCGTTCTCATTACAGGCTTCGAGTACTTGCTTCGTATATTGATAAACTTTTTCTTCTAGCTGCTTACCTGATAGCGACTTCCACGCTTTAGGCTTCGCTTGTTTCTTCGGATCTGTCCAAAAATCACTATAATGAAAATTAAGTAGTAACTTCATTCCTTCGGCTTTTGCCCGCTTTGCTAAATCCAGCGTCGTTTGTAAATCATTCGTTCCACCGAGATAAGGTTTACCTGCTTCATCATAAGGATCCACCCATATGCGTAATCGAATCGTATCAATCCCATTGATTCGTAAGATTTCAAATAAGTCCTTCTCTTCTTTATCAATAAAGTACTTCCCGCCAAGATTTTCAACTTCAGTTAGCATTGAGATATCGGCACCTTTTATGAACGTTTGTGTCATTTCAGATCTCTCCTATCCATTTAGGGAGTGCGTACTTTTTTTG
This window encodes:
- a CDS encoding glycosyl hydrolase 53 family protein is translated as MTQTFIKGADISMLTEVENLGGKYFIDKEEKDLFEILRINGIDTIRLRIWVDPYDEAGKPYLGGTNDLQTTLDLAKRAKAEGMKLLLNFHYSDFWTDPKKQAKPKAWKSLSGKQLEEKVYQYTKQVLEACNENDVIPEYIQIGNEITNGMLWPDGKTPTYLFAERRFEEVETDSKKTSYDQLAGLLKAGIQSVKDSLSANPAKIILHLDFGGANDLYRIWFDEITNRGVEFDIIGLSYYPFWHGDLKALELNLNDISTRYNKELLVVEAAYGFTGEDPTGACIFTEELAEEAGYPATIAGQKSFLRDLMKTVQQTTGNNGIGIVYWEPAWLPVNGTSWASLEGMKYGNDVATIGNSWANQGLFDFKGNALESLNVFKEF